The following are from one region of the Magallana gigas chromosome 6, xbMagGiga1.1, whole genome shotgun sequence genome:
- the LOC136276641 gene encoding uncharacterized protein, with translation MDKLLVIVFMIPASAGTLPGNARRVDSCPEAHNITAWKEASIRLNCSDDIRKKALYHCLPSSYLNETIEFCASNAAIDEGHCPIYYYAGGATAATSQNCANFTEGCPRPTFPPYHSDTFYQYPACLDINKSFRCYYAMPNCPRKETRNEQLTENHEKTSIVPSAGMQSTMAAIGRGYFEWKIIIIILTAVVPVLFVILICLMILAVYFYRKKNRKKEAADIENKEESKLLPNNENTTESSECRNKQEDNDTSKREFVKQERKDSILNTGCSKKIEAYFDDKRQNSVECSLCEDQVSFFCTVCKDNLCDPCVVKHLRLNPKGRHNIVVFENKDSVCFCDYHPQKECEAYCKSCDASICLICVTFKHNLHKTFELSEKIKELLQSIKQGNDLLQSWKNESQPALDQTTKLVPFISLSYKQKTNEVTTMGAKFNNKTIKESLEELENKQNEFEEVVLPSRKMFEERIKKLNKIDEKLTKLQQSKNVKELQNLLSVIEETLREFKL, from the exons ATGGATAAACTTCTAGTGATTGTTTTTATG ATTCCTGCCTCGGCTGGAACCCTTCCAGGAAATGCACGACGTGTAGATTCTTGTCCCGAAGCACACAACATTACTGCTTGGAAAGAAGCATCAATCAGGCTTAATTGCTCTGATGACATTAGGAAGAAAGCTTTGTACCACTGCCTTCCAAGCAGTTACCTTAATGAAACTATTGAGTTTTGTGCATCAAATGCAGCGATTGACGAAG ggCATTGTCCAATATACTATTATGCCGGTGGTGCTACGGCTGCAACCAGTCAAAATTGTGCAAATTTCACAGAAGGATGTCCGAGACCGACATTTCCTCCATATCATAGTGACACATTTTATCAAT ATCCAGCTTGTTTGGATATAAACAAGTCATTCCGCTGTTACTATGCAATGCCTAATTGCCCTAGGAAAGAAACCAG AAATGAGCAATTGACTGAAAATCATGAGAAAACATCTATCGTCCCCAGTGCAGGAAT GCAATCAACAATGGCTGCAATTGGAAGAGGTTATTTTGAATGGAA AATTATAATTATCATATTGACAGCAGTGGTTCCGGTACTATTTGTCATCTTGATTTGCTTGATGATTCTTGCTGTGTATTTTTATCGAAAGAAGAACAGAAAAAAAGAGGCTGCTGATA TTGAGAATAAAGAAGAATCTAAACTCCTGCCAAACAATGAAAACACAACTG AATCATCCGAGTGCAGAAATAAACAGGAAGACAACGATACGAGCAAACGTGAATTCGTGAAACAAGAAAGGAAAGACTCGATTTTAAATACAG gttgttcaaaaaaaattgaagcatATTTCGACGACAAAAGACAAAATTCTGTTGAATGTAGTCTTTGTGAGGATCAAGTCTCCTTTTTCTGTACAGTATGTAAAGACAATCTCTGCGACCCCTGTGTCGTAAAACATTTACGCCTGAATCCTAAAGGCCGTCATAACATCGTTGTATTTGAAAACAAGGATAGCGTTTGTTTTTGTGATTATCATCCTCAGAAGGAATGTGAAGCATACTGTAAAAGTTGTGATGCTTCAATATGCCTTATCTGTGTTACTTTCAAACATAATTTGCACAAAACTTTCGAGTTGtctgaaaaaattaaagaattattaCAATCGATTAAGCAAGGAAATGATCTACTTCAATCATGGAAAAATGAATCTCAGCCAGCTCTTGATCAGACGACAAAACTAGTGCCTTTCATTTCATTGAGTTACAAACAGAAGACAAATGAAGTTACGACAATGGGAGCAAAATTTAACAATAAGACAATAAAAGAATCCCTTGAGGAACTAGAAAACAAGCAAAATGAATTTGAAGAAGTGGTTTTGCCATCAAGGAAAATGTTTGAAGAAAGgataaaaaaactaaataaaattgatGAGAAATTGACAAAACTACAGCAATCAAAAAACGTTAAAGAACTGCAGAATTTATTATCAGTTATTGAAGAAACATTGAGAGAATTCAAATTATGA